A window of Ruania suaedae contains these coding sequences:
- a CDS encoding PP2C family protein-serine/threonine phosphatase: MSVALRYAARSDVGLVRTVNQDSGYAGPQLLVLADGMGGPAGGDIASSVAVAHLAALDGEAHGGDDLLDQLRRAISSAHSDLVDYTSDRPELHGLGTTVIALLRSGRKLAMVHVGDSRAYLLREDELTQITEDHTLVHHLVSTGQLTEEEAEHHPQRSVLLRVLGDDPTSPTLDESVREARIGDRWLLCSDGLSSYVSTDTISETLRAQTDPGRCADDLVDLALRAGAPDNVTVVLADVVDATDLPEMAPQIVGAAAVDRERPTRGGTGAAARAAALARQAAGGDRAGTPAEDGTDDVGRTEREALAELDPPEPRGRKVLRWTITAVVLLALLAGAATIGYRWSQTQYYVGTDGEHVVVYQGIPQSLGPLALSDVHEVTDIELDQLPTFARGRVHGHIAATSLADAQEIVAGLREQLPPEEPATPEPTEPSDPTDTPEPDPTATSTAHGRPTNVPTAVLT, from the coding sequence GTGTCCGTCGCGCTCAGGTACGCGGCCCGCTCCGACGTGGGGCTGGTCCGCACCGTCAACCAGGACTCCGGCTACGCCGGCCCGCAGCTGCTCGTCCTCGCCGACGGCATGGGGGGCCCCGCCGGTGGCGACATCGCCTCCTCGGTGGCGGTGGCCCACCTGGCTGCCCTCGACGGCGAGGCCCACGGCGGTGACGACCTGCTCGACCAGCTGCGCCGCGCCATCTCCTCCGCCCACTCCGACCTGGTGGACTACACCAGCGACCGGCCAGAGCTCCACGGCCTCGGAACGACCGTCATCGCCCTGCTGCGCTCGGGCCGCAAGCTCGCGATGGTCCACGTGGGCGACTCGCGCGCCTACCTGCTGCGCGAGGACGAGCTCACGCAGATCACCGAGGACCACACCCTCGTCCACCACCTGGTCAGCACCGGCCAGCTCACCGAGGAGGAGGCCGAGCACCACCCGCAGCGCTCGGTGCTGCTGCGCGTGCTCGGCGACGACCCCACCTCCCCGACGCTGGACGAATCGGTGCGCGAAGCCCGCATCGGGGACCGCTGGCTGCTGTGCTCCGACGGCCTGTCCTCCTACGTCTCCACCGACACCATCTCCGAGACCCTGCGCGCGCAGACCGACCCGGGCCGCTGCGCCGACGATCTCGTGGACCTGGCACTGCGCGCCGGCGCCCCCGACAACGTGACCGTCGTCCTCGCCGACGTCGTCGACGCCACCGACCTGCCCGAGATGGCACCGCAGATCGTCGGAGCGGCCGCCGTCGACCGCGAGCGCCCCACCCGCGGCGGCACCGGGGCGGCCGCACGGGCCGCCGCGCTGGCCCGCCAGGCTGCCGGTGGTGACCGGGCGGGCACCCCGGCCGAGGACGGCACCGACGACGTCGGACGCACCGAACGGGAGGCGCTCGCCGAGCTCGACCCGCCCGAGCCGAGGGGCCGGAAGGTGCTGCGATGGACGATCACGGCGGTCGTCCTCCTGGCGCTGCTGGCAGGCGCCGCCACGATCGGCTACCGCTGGTCGCAGACGCAGTACTACGTCGGAACCGACGGCGAGCACGTCGTGGTCTACCAGGGCATCCCGCAGAGCCTCGGTCCGCTCGCCCTCTCGGACGTGCACGAGGTCACCGACATCGAGCTCGACCAGTTGCCCACGTTCGCGCGCGGCCGGGTGCACGGTCACATCGCAGCGACCAGCCTGGCGGACGCGCAGGAGATCGTCGCCGGTCTGCGCGAGCAGCTCCCGCCCGAGGAGCCGGCGACACCGGAGCCGACCGAGCCGTCCGATCCGACCGACACTCCCGAGCCCGATCCGACCGCGACGAGCACGGCCCACGGCCGGCCCACGAACGTCCCGACGGCGGTGCTCACCTGA
- a CDS encoding FtsW/RodA/SpoVE family cell cycle protein, with product MATVAPSRIRTGRAIEVWLLLLAVALGVGGYALVGLNTGGTLPEGFLTYVLVLVAVAVVLHLAVRWRARYADPLLVPLVLALNGIGLAMIHRIDIGMTARGIPFAAGPRQLMWTALGAVLATAVIIALRDHRTLRRYTFTAMVAGLVLLILPMTPGLGVSRNGAQLWIELGPLSFQPAEIAKILLAVFFAGYLVTNRDVLTLAGPKILGLQLPRLRDLGPLLLAWAVAIGVLVVERDLGTSLLFFGLFVAMLYVATERVSWILIGLLMFAAGALLAVSLFPHVADRFDIWLNALDPEIYNREFGGSGQLVRGLFGLALGGLMGAGWGEGFPHLTTHANSDFIISALGEELGLTGLVAILLIYLVLAQRGLRMAIGVRDGFGKLLASGLAFTIAFQCFVVVGGVTRLIPLTGLTMPFMAAGGSSLVSNWIIIGLLLRISDSSRRPASEGGGQIVGNETALIALGSRTEAAAATREPSHPSQGRRGEDDGGDQHTEVVPHP from the coding sequence ATGGCCACCGTCGCACCGAGCAGGATCCGCACGGGCCGCGCGATCGAGGTGTGGCTGCTGCTGCTCGCCGTCGCCCTGGGCGTGGGCGGCTACGCCCTCGTCGGGCTCAACACCGGCGGCACCCTGCCGGAGGGCTTCCTCACCTACGTCCTGGTGCTGGTCGCCGTCGCCGTGGTGCTGCACCTGGCGGTGCGTTGGCGCGCCCGCTACGCCGACCCGTTGCTCGTGCCCTTGGTGCTGGCCCTGAACGGGATCGGGCTGGCGATGATCCACCGCATCGACATCGGCATGACCGCCCGAGGCATCCCCTTCGCCGCCGGCCCCCGGCAGCTGATGTGGACAGCCCTCGGCGCGGTTCTCGCCACCGCGGTGATCATCGCGCTGCGCGACCACCGCACGTTGCGCCGCTACACCTTCACCGCGATGGTCGCGGGCCTGGTGCTGCTGATACTGCCGATGACCCCCGGGCTGGGCGTGAGCCGTAACGGCGCCCAGCTGTGGATCGAGCTGGGCCCGCTCTCCTTCCAGCCGGCCGAGATCGCGAAGATCCTGCTGGCCGTCTTCTTCGCCGGGTACCTGGTCACCAACCGGGACGTGCTGACGCTCGCCGGGCCGAAGATCCTCGGTCTGCAGCTGCCCCGCCTGCGGGATCTCGGCCCGCTGCTGCTGGCGTGGGCTGTGGCGATCGGCGTGCTCGTGGTCGAGCGGGACCTGGGCACCTCGCTGCTCTTCTTCGGTCTGTTCGTGGCGATGCTCTACGTGGCCACCGAACGCGTCAGCTGGATCCTCATCGGGCTGCTGATGTTCGCCGCCGGTGCCCTGCTCGCGGTCAGCCTGTTCCCGCACGTGGCCGACCGGTTCGACATCTGGCTCAACGCCCTCGACCCCGAGATCTACAACCGCGAGTTCGGCGGTTCGGGTCAGCTGGTCCGCGGGTTGTTCGGACTCGCCCTGGGCGGGCTGATGGGCGCCGGCTGGGGCGAGGGGTTCCCGCACCTGACCACCCACGCCAACTCCGACTTCATCATCTCCGCCCTCGGTGAGGAGCTGGGCCTGACCGGCCTGGTCGCGATCCTGCTCATCTACCTCGTGCTGGCCCAGCGCGGCCTGCGGATGGCGATCGGCGTCCGGGACGGCTTCGGCAAGCTGCTCGCCTCCGGACTCGCCTTCACGATCGCCTTCCAGTGCTTCGTCGTGGTCGGAGGAGTCACGCGCCTGATCCCGCTGACCGGTCTGACCATGCCCTTCATGGCCGCCGGCGGGTCCTCGCTGGTGTCGAACTGGATCATCATCGGCCTGCTGCTGCGCATCTCCGACTCCTCCCGCCGTCCGGCCTCGGAGGGCGGGGGCCAGATCGTGGGCAACGAGACCGCCCTGATCGCCCTCGGTTCCCGGACCGAGGCGGCCGCCGCCACCCGCGAGCCCAGCCACCCCTCCCAGGGCCGGCGAGGCGAGGATGACGGCGGCGATCAGCACACCGAGGTGGTGCCACACCCATGA
- a CDS encoding FhaA domain-containing protein yields the protein MGVLDRFEKGVERVVNNAFAKAFRSDLKPVEIASAIRRDMDERTAALSRGRTVVPNTFTVELARKDYDQVLDWGEDAMAEEMIAAATDHATSQRYVFVGPVDVQFDQAEDLEPGRFRVRSSSRRGAAAPATTERPSPRHPILDIDGQRYLLTGPVTVVGRGSEADIIVDDTGVSRRHLEIRITSEGVVASDLGSTNGTYVEGHHVDAATLVDGNTLTIGRTRIMYWSGTEDTGATA from the coding sequence ATGGGAGTCCTCGACCGGTTCGAGAAGGGGGTCGAGCGCGTGGTGAACAACGCCTTCGCGAAGGCGTTCCGCTCCGACCTCAAGCCCGTCGAGATCGCCAGCGCCATCCGGCGGGACATGGACGAGCGCACCGCCGCGCTCTCCCGTGGCCGCACCGTGGTGCCGAACACGTTCACGGTCGAGCTCGCCCGCAAGGACTACGACCAGGTCCTCGACTGGGGTGAGGACGCGATGGCCGAGGAGATGATCGCTGCGGCCACCGATCACGCCACCAGCCAGCGCTACGTCTTCGTGGGTCCGGTCGACGTGCAGTTCGACCAGGCCGAGGACCTCGAACCCGGCCGGTTCCGCGTGCGCTCCTCCTCGCGACGAGGCGCGGCCGCCCCCGCCACCACCGAACGCCCCAGTCCCCGCCACCCGATCCTGGACATCGACGGCCAGCGCTACCTGCTCACCGGACCGGTCACCGTGGTCGGCCGCGGCTCGGAGGCCGACATCATCGTCGATGACACCGGCGTCTCCCGGCGGCACCTGGAGATCAGGATCACCTCCGAGGGCGTCGTGGCCTCCGATCTCGGGTCCACCAACGGCACCTACGTCGAGGGCCACCACGTCGACGCCGCCACCCTCGTCGACGGCAACACCCTCACCATCGGACGCACCCGGATCATGTACTGGTCCGGCACCGAGGACACCGGTGCCACGGCGTGA
- a CDS encoding FHA domain-containing protein FhaB/FipA, which produces MSELIVTLLRLGYLALIWLLVLSAIAVLRRDVFGTRVLARGSVLTGNRRPSAQQRSTGPRGRETPTRLRVTAGPLNGTTLQLSSSAILIGRAPGSTLVLEDDYCSARHARIFPDQGRWWVEDLGSRNGTYLGSTRVHEPVPVEMGTPVRIGQTIIELQR; this is translated from the coding sequence GTGAGCGAACTGATCGTCACCCTCCTGCGGTTGGGCTACCTGGCGCTGATCTGGCTGCTCGTGCTCTCCGCGATCGCCGTGCTGCGCCGGGACGTCTTCGGCACCAGGGTGCTCGCACGCGGCTCGGTCCTCACCGGCAACCGCCGTCCCAGCGCCCAGCAGCGCTCCACCGGCCCGCGCGGCCGGGAGACCCCGACCCGCCTGCGGGTCACGGCCGGTCCGCTGAACGGCACCACGCTGCAGCTCAGCAGCTCCGCCATCCTGATCGGTCGCGCCCCGGGCTCGACCCTGGTGCTCGAGGACGACTACTGCTCGGCCCGGCACGCGCGCATCTTCCCTGACCAGGGGCGCTGGTGGGTCGAGGATCTCGGCTCACGCAACGGCACCTACCTGGGGTCGACACGGGTGCACGAACCGGTGCCGGTGGAGATGGGCACCCCGGTGCGGATCGGACAGACGATCATCGAGCTGCAACGGTAG